In bacterium, one genomic interval encodes:
- the nuoH gene encoding NADH-quinone oxidoreductase subunit NuoH has translation MNLLYDTERLISVIYNWMQSLCKTYGIPDIALLFVIMIIVGVLVAGFVSVNTLFLVLAERKVSAFMQDRLGPMRVGPQGLFQTVADAIKLLQKEDIVPDEADKILHFLAPLIMFIPAIMAYAVVCWSPGICALSLDLGLLYILALSAIGTIGIVIAGFSSGNKWTLLGGARSAAQMISYEVPLILSFIGVIMLNGSLNLNSLILAQKNIWFIVYQPLGFLLFLVAGCAEINRAPFDLPEAESELVAGFHTEYSGMKFALFFLGEYANMFICACLVATLFLGGWNGIPGLPLILPPIVWFLIKTYFIIFVIMWFRWTYPRVRVDQLMGFGWKLLTPLGFLNIAITGVMISLGWI, from the coding sequence ATGAACCTTCTGTATGACACAGAGAGGTTGATTTCTGTTATTTACAATTGGATGCAATCTCTTTGCAAAACCTACGGAATTCCAGACATTGCTTTGCTCTTTGTCATTATGATAATTGTTGGTGTGCTTGTAGCAGGCTTTGTCTCTGTAAATACCCTTTTCCTTGTCCTTGCCGAGAGAAAGGTTTCAGCATTTATGCAAGACAGGCTTGGTCCAATGAGGGTAGGACCCCAAGGTCTCTTTCAGACAGTAGCAGATGCCATTAAGCTCCTTCAGAAGGAGGATATTGTTCCCGATGAAGCAGATAAAATCCTCCATTTTTTAGCACCTTTAATTATGTTTATCCCAGCAATAATGGCTTATGCGGTTGTTTGCTGGTCTCCTGGTATATGTGCTCTCTCCCTTGATTTAGGGCTTTTATATATCCTTGCCCTCTCTGCTATAGGAACAATTGGCATTGTTATTGCAGGATTTTCCTCAGGAAACAAATGGACGCTCCTTGGTGGAGCAAGGTCAGCAGCTCAAATGATCTCCTACGAGGTTCCCCTTATTTTATCCTTTATTGGTGTTATTATGCTCAATGGTTCTTTAAATCTTAACTCCCTTATATTAGCCCAAAAAAATATCTGGTTCATTGTCTATCAACCCTTAGGATTTTTGCTATTTCTGGTAGCTGGCTGTGCAGAGATAAACAGAGCTCCCTTTGACCTTCCTGAGGCAGAGAGCGAGCTGGTGGCAGGCTTTCATACCGAGTATTCGGGAATGAAATTTGCCTTGTTCTTCCTTGGTGAATATGCAAATATGTTTATCTGTGCTTGCCTTGTAGCAACCCTGTTCCTTGGTGGATGGAATGGAATTCCTGGTCTTCCCCTTATTCTTCCTCCCATTGTTTGGTTTCTTATAAAGACATATTTTATAATATTTGTCATAATGTGGTTTCGCTGGACATATCCAAGGGTTAGGGTTGACCAGCTTATGGGCTTTGGCTGGAAGCTTTTAACACCCCTTGGTTTTTTAAACATAGCAATTACAGGGGTTATGATTTCACTGGGATGGATATAA